One stretch of Glandiceps talaboti chromosome 7, keGlaTala1.1, whole genome shotgun sequence DNA includes these proteins:
- the LOC144437686 gene encoding solute carrier family 28 member 3-like, translating to MDGRNDSYEMVAQDDCKVDLSGVWKKQNQKEDDDVPKNGHPKSKNNPYDEKTDVDRCEKIDIEEKGGFDDDDAPDNCCTRGIERVQTAIYGFLARYKRHIKIGFYALLLMAYTIYFIYALYYDFEGAIALFALTLFVVFCVTYSFIMKRFGDRLDDVICSPVMRLVDKYWNIIRWVSGIIVVGLLVTWIIIDTSKRPANMMSFVGLIAIIFSCFLFSKHPSKVKWRPVIWGFILQFCLAIIILRTQWGFKAFKFLGEEVTKFLNYTEAGSEFVFGKLWYNHYFVFKVLPIMIFLGSFIACCYHIGLIQWMICKLAWILQFTMRTSASESLNAAGNVFLSMNEAPFLVAPYLKTMTVSEIHAISTGGYATIAGSIMGAAIAFGISPSYLITASVMSAPAALAVSKLFYPETEKSPTANIQSIKNIAITKYQNIIDALAGGAMAAVPIVVNVAANFIAFLAILEFLNATLSWAGGMVGHPELSFELICAWVFMPVAYLMGVAWEDCFVVGELIGMKIVTSVTVSYQKLAVVLANRDLGLEPTISARSEVIVTYALCGFSHLAGIGMTLGALLGIAPERKKDINAVVVRAMLAGNAANFMTACIAGILYEGTEVVDMMNSTLTNDTMLNITEAIVNTTQLSIT from the exons ATGGACGGAAGAAATGATAGCTATGAAATGGTTGCCCAAGATGACTGCAAGGTTGATCTTTCAGGTGTATGGAAAAAACAGAATCAG AAAGAAGACGACGACGTACCAAAGAATGGCCATCCCAAATCTAAGAATAATCCATATGACGAAAAGACGGACGTCGACAGATGCGAGAAGATCGACATCGAGGAGAAGGGTGGATTTGACGATGATGATGCACCGGACAACTGTTGTACCAGG GGTATTGAACGGGTACAAACAGCGATCTATGGATTCCTTGCACGGTACAAACGGCATATCAAAATTGGATTCTATGCATTACTACTCATGGCTTATACCATTTACTTTATCTACGCCCTGTACTATGACTTTGAGGGCGCAATTGCACTCTTTGCTCTGACGTTATTTGTCGTCTTCTGTGTGACGTATTCTTTCATCATGAAGCGATTTGGAGACAGGTTGGATGACGTCATTTGTAGTCCGGTTATGAGATTAGTTGACAAGTACTGGAATATCATAAGATG GGTATCTGGAATCATCGTCGTCGGCTTACTCGTGACATGGATCATTATTGATACGTCAAAACGTCCAGCCAATATGATGTCATTCGTTGGTCTTATTGCCATCATATTCTCTTGTTTCTTGTTTTCTAAGCATCCAAGTAAG gTTAAATGGAGACCTGTTATCTGGGGCTTTATCCTTCAATTCTGCCTCGCCATCATCATACTTCGTACCCAATGGGGATTCAAAGCATTTAAGTTTCTTGGGGAGGAAGTCACGAAATTTCTTAACTATACTGAGGCTGGCTCTGAATTCGTGTTTGGGAAACTATGGTACAATCACTATTTTGTGTTTAAG GTACTACCAATAATGATATTCCTAGGTTCATTCATTGCTTGTTGTTATCACATTGGTCTCATACAATGGATGATTTGTAAGCTGGCATGGATATTACAATTCACTATGAGGACATCGGCAAGTGAATCCCTTAATGCAGCCGGCAATGTCTTCCTTAGTATG AACGAAGCTCCATTCCTGGTGGCACCGTACCTTAAGACGATGACGGTGTCGGAGATCCATGCAATCTCCACCGGAGGCTATGCAACGATTGCAGGGTCCATCATGGGAGCAGCTATCGCCTTTGGTATAAGCCCATCCTATCTGATCACTGCTTCGGTAATGTCTGCACCAGCTGCTTTAGCTGTGTCCAAACTCTTCTATCCAGAAACAGAGAAGTCTCCAACAGCAAATATACAGTCTAtcaaaaatattgcaataaC aaaatatcaaaatattatagACGCCCTCGCTGGTGGCGCTATGGCTGCCGTACCCATTGTTGTCAACGTAGCTGCAAATTTCATCGCTTTTCTGGCAATATTGGAATTCTTGAATGCGACTTTGTCATGGGCTGGAGGAATGGTTGGACATCCAGAATTAAGTTTCGAG TTGATTTGTGCCTGGGTATTCATGCCAGTTGCCTACTTGATGGGTGTGGCGTGGGAAGACTGTTTTGTAGTGGGTGAATTGATTGGGATGAAGATTGTCACAAGTGTTACGGTATCCTACCAGAAACTTGCCGTCGTCTTGGCTAATCGTGACCTTGGCTTGGAACCAACGATATCA GCTCGGTCTGAAGTAATAGTGACGTATGCTCTGTGTGGATTTTCTCACTTGGCTGGCATTGGAATGACGTTGGGGGCACTGTTAGGTATAGCACCTGAACGAAAGAAAGACATCAACGCAGTTGTCGTCAGAGCAATGCTTGCCGGGAACGCTGCAAACTTTATGACTGCATGTATAGCAG GTATTCTGTACGAAGGAACGGAAGTGGTTGATATGATGAATTCTACTCTTACTAACGATACAATGCTGAACATCACTGAAGCAATCGTCAACACAACGCAGCTCAGCATTACGTAA